Proteins encoded within one genomic window of Nonomuraea gerenzanensis:
- a CDS encoding SigE family RNA polymerase sigma factor, whose amino-acid sequence MDDPTFETFVAQRLPALYRYAMVLTQNRHDAEDLVQEALTRTGLRWSAVRRKDSPEGYVRTAMIRIMANRWRRPRREVSVAAPPEPAAEDLGLERLLDDAGVRSRVAELPPRTRAVLVLRYVEERSDEEIARLLGCSRSSVKSQASRGLARLREAVERAEVDHG is encoded by the coding sequence GTGGACGATCCAACGTTCGAGACATTTGTGGCGCAGCGCCTGCCTGCGCTCTATCGCTACGCGATGGTCCTGACCCAGAACCGGCACGACGCCGAGGACCTGGTGCAGGAGGCGCTCACCCGCACCGGCCTGCGCTGGTCCGCCGTCAGGCGGAAGGACTCCCCCGAGGGGTACGTCCGCACGGCCATGATCCGCATCATGGCCAACCGCTGGCGGCGGCCCAGGCGTGAGGTCAGCGTGGCGGCGCCGCCCGAGCCCGCGGCCGAGGACCTCGGCCTGGAACGCCTGCTGGACGACGCGGGGGTGCGCTCCCGGGTCGCCGAGCTGCCACCCCGTACGCGCGCCGTCCTGGTGCTGCGTTACGTCGAGGAGCGCAGCGACGAGGAGATCGCCCGGCTGCTGGGCTGCAGCCGGAGCAGCGTCAAGAGCCAGGCCTCGCGGGGACTCGCCCGCCTGCGCGAGGCCGTCGAACGCGCGGAGGTGGACCATGGATGA
- a CDS encoding MarR family winged helix-turn-helix transcriptional regulator: MDATAIARVRRFQRTVTQRIGALDDGFMGRGRPLGQARLLWEIGAGGSEVRALRARLELDSGYLSRLLRALEADGLVVVEAGGPDGRVRTARLTPAGAAERAELDRRSDESAAAMLAPLSDGQRERLVTAMAEVERLLVASMVEIGAFDPGHPAARHCLAAYVAELGRRFESGFDPARSLPATAGELRPPAGLLLVATLHAEPVGCVALKPHPEPATAEIKRMWVDPATRGLGLGRRLLAEAEAHAARQGVRTLRLETNRALTEAVALYRSSGYAEVPAFNDERYAHHWFEKHLPS; this comes from the coding sequence ATGGACGCTACGGCGATCGCGCGGGTGCGCCGCTTCCAGCGCACCGTGACGCAGCGCATCGGGGCTTTGGACGACGGGTTCATGGGCCGCGGCCGGCCGCTCGGGCAGGCCCGGCTGCTCTGGGAGATCGGCGCGGGCGGCAGCGAGGTGCGCGCGCTGCGGGCCCGGCTGGAGCTCGACTCCGGATACCTGAGCAGGCTGCTGCGCGCCCTGGAGGCCGACGGCCTGGTCGTGGTCGAGGCCGGCGGGCCCGACGGGCGGGTCCGCACGGCCAGGCTCACCCCGGCGGGGGCCGCCGAGCGGGCCGAGCTCGACCGCCGCTCCGACGAGTCGGCGGCGGCGATGCTCGCGCCGCTGTCCGACGGGCAGCGCGAGCGGCTGGTGACCGCGATGGCCGAGGTCGAGCGGCTGCTCGTCGCCTCCATGGTGGAGATCGGCGCGTTCGACCCGGGGCATCCCGCCGCCCGCCACTGCCTGGCGGCCTACGTCGCCGAGCTGGGCCGCCGCTTCGAGAGCGGGTTCGACCCGGCGCGCAGCCTTCCTGCCACCGCCGGCGAGCTGCGCCCGCCCGCCGGGCTGCTGCTGGTCGCCACGCTGCACGCCGAGCCGGTGGGCTGCGTGGCGCTGAAGCCGCACCCCGAGCCGGCGACGGCCGAGATCAAGCGCATGTGGGTCGATCCGGCCACTCGCGGGCTCGGGCTGGGGCGCCGGCTGCTCGCCGAGGCGGAGGCGCACGCCGCCCGGCAGGGCGTACGCACGCTGCGCCTGGAGACCAACCGGGCCCTCACCGAGGCCGTCGCCCTCTACCGCTCGTCAGGGTACGCCGAGGTGCCGGCGTTCAACGACGAGCGCTACGCGCACCACTGGTTCGAGAAGCACCTGCCCTCCTGA
- a CDS encoding vWA domain-containing protein: MVGVGLVALLGLAACGGSGESTSSARAPMATAAPRQPAAPQQEDAGSGEAARAEASASAGQDSEKDTTTAQISTFALDVDTASYGYARRTLQEGRWPAPGEIRPEEWVNAFRQDYAQPSGDGFAVHVDGAKLPQRDEAVLRVGLQTRASDSAERRPANLTFVVDVSGSMAEAGRLDLVKAALLKLLDQLAPGDQVSIVSFSDDAEVLASMTPLTARQELRAAVERLSISGGTNLEAGVLTGYQEASKAFRPAATNRVILLSDGLANQGATQWQAISDRVKEQAAKQLTLLTVGVGRDYGDELMERLADTGDGMAVYVSSEEEATKLFTTQLPATLDLRARDAKAQVVFNPSVVESYRLIGYENRALTTEEFRDDSRDGGEIGPGHSVTALYALKLKPGAEGQLAQATVRWQDPDTRAASETGATLGSGDLAASIWSQASVRLQVDVVVAAFAVYLRDREAFGMDLGTLGEHAERLAGTSEDPMVSELATLIDRAGAIG; the protein is encoded by the coding sequence GTGGTTGGCGTGGGCCTGGTCGCGCTGCTGGGTCTGGCGGCCTGCGGCGGCAGCGGCGAATCCACCAGCAGCGCGCGAGCCCCCATGGCGACGGCCGCGCCGCGACAACCCGCCGCGCCTCAGCAGGAGGACGCCGGATCCGGCGAGGCCGCCAGGGCCGAGGCGTCCGCGTCGGCCGGGCAGGACAGCGAGAAGGACACGACGACCGCGCAGATCTCCACGTTCGCCCTGGACGTGGACACCGCCTCGTACGGCTACGCCCGCCGTACCCTCCAGGAGGGCCGCTGGCCCGCGCCGGGGGAGATCAGGCCCGAGGAGTGGGTGAACGCCTTCCGGCAGGACTACGCGCAGCCGTCGGGTGACGGGTTCGCCGTGCACGTGGACGGCGCGAAGCTGCCCCAGCGCGACGAGGCCGTCCTGCGGGTCGGCTTGCAGACGCGCGCCTCCGACTCCGCCGAGCGGCGGCCCGCGAACCTGACGTTCGTGGTGGACGTCTCCGGCTCGATGGCCGAGGCCGGCCGGCTGGACCTGGTCAAAGCAGCCCTGCTGAAGCTGCTCGACCAGCTCGCCCCCGGCGACCAGGTCTCGATCGTCTCCTTCAGCGACGACGCCGAGGTGCTGGCCTCCATGACCCCGCTGACCGCCAGGCAGGAGCTGCGCGCGGCCGTGGAGAGGCTGTCCATCTCCGGCGGCACGAACCTGGAGGCGGGGGTGCTCACCGGCTACCAGGAGGCGTCCAAGGCGTTCCGCCCCGCTGCCACCAACCGGGTCATCCTGCTCTCCGACGGCCTGGCCAACCAGGGCGCCACCCAGTGGCAGGCCATCTCGGACCGGGTCAAGGAGCAGGCCGCCAAGCAGCTCACGCTGCTGACGGTCGGCGTCGGCCGCGACTACGGCGACGAGCTGATGGAGCGCCTGGCCGACACCGGCGACGGCATGGCCGTGTACGTCAGCAGCGAGGAGGAGGCCACCAAGCTCTTCACCACCCAGCTGCCCGCCACCCTCGACCTGCGGGCCCGCGACGCCAAGGCCCAGGTCGTCTTCAACCCCTCGGTCGTGGAGAGCTACCGGCTCATCGGGTACGAGAACCGCGCGCTGACCACCGAGGAGTTCCGCGACGACAGCCGGGACGGCGGCGAGATCGGCCCGGGCCACTCCGTGACCGCCCTGTACGCGCTCAAGCTCAAGCCCGGCGCCGAGGGCCAGCTCGCCCAGGCCACCGTGCGCTGGCAGGACCCTGACACCAGAGCCGCCTCCGAGACCGGCGCGACGCTGGGCTCCGGCGACCTCGCTGCCTCCATCTGGTCGCAGGCGTCCGTCCGGCTGCAGGTGGACGTCGTGGTCGCGGCGTTCGCGGTGTACCTGCGGGACCGGGAGGCGTTCGGCATGGACCTGGGCACGCTCGGCGAGCACGCCGAGCGGCTGGCCGGCACCTCGGAGGATCCGATGGTCTCCGAGCTGGCCACGCTCATCGACAGGGCCGGCGCGATCGGCTGA
- a CDS encoding asparagine synthase-related protein: protein MPPDVIRGAEWHGRGVSLLAWTNEPDDSRQPPLITEQPGGRIVGLNGHLADPADMAALPDDSVGGCFSAWFARDGELGASTAINRVCPVFHAETPELHVVGSRALLVYLVAANRTDERIDYDVLALQSMVRQGFFLSDETPYQGVSALRPSSRLMVRDGVRIITETPLPQAAPAPTSARRKRAAIGELADALLATVAPLRDLDEPVNLALTGGRDTRILAALLHAARVPFRATTNGLDTHPDVIIARTIADRLGVEHTVIAPPQTAAKDAVLVEHPRVRAWETLRTCEGMTSAYESIVSYLPYSGKPTMSGQSGETLRAGSLNLLQSDLADQALRRRIETTFRKDAKLFTAEADEHARALAAPWLARPDRLEALDHLYIWYKVGRWQASARAGSLRRGDPVRPFLDNRVVRAALSLDQSWRLSEEVIYTLILRLAPELREVPIEGKPWRFTENAAPRRRLPWPPRLPAPPPHLPTTRTGGGWSWRTSPGPALTDVLREQVLGSLDALAPIVEPDEVRAIFADPVVRKPALAWHLYTVSTLLTGLYPGKAPEDLPQITVSRPDPGR from the coding sequence GTGCCTCCCGACGTCATCAGGGGCGCGGAATGGCACGGCAGGGGCGTCTCGCTGCTCGCCTGGACCAACGAGCCCGACGACTCCCGGCAGCCGCCGCTGATCACCGAGCAGCCCGGCGGCCGGATCGTCGGGCTCAACGGCCATCTGGCCGACCCGGCCGACATGGCGGCGCTGCCGGACGACTCCGTGGGCGGCTGCTTCTCGGCCTGGTTCGCCCGGGACGGCGAGCTGGGCGCGAGCACCGCGATCAACCGGGTCTGCCCCGTCTTCCACGCCGAGACGCCGGAGCTGCACGTCGTCGGCAGCCGCGCGCTGCTGGTGTACCTGGTGGCGGCGAACAGGACCGACGAGCGGATCGACTACGACGTGCTCGCCCTGCAGTCGATGGTCAGGCAGGGCTTCTTCCTGTCGGACGAGACGCCGTATCAGGGGGTGTCGGCGCTGCGGCCCAGCTCGCGCCTCATGGTGCGGGACGGCGTGCGGATCATCACCGAGACCCCGCTGCCGCAGGCGGCCCCCGCGCCCACGTCCGCGCGGCGCAAGCGGGCGGCGATCGGCGAGCTGGCCGACGCGCTGCTGGCCACCGTGGCGCCGCTGCGCGACCTGGACGAGCCGGTGAACCTGGCGCTGACCGGCGGCCGTGACACCCGCATCCTGGCGGCGCTGCTGCACGCGGCCCGGGTGCCCTTCAGGGCGACGACGAACGGGCTCGACACGCACCCGGACGTGATCATCGCGCGCACGATCGCGGACCGGCTCGGGGTCGAGCACACGGTCATCGCGCCGCCGCAGACCGCCGCCAAGGACGCGGTGCTGGTGGAGCATCCGCGCGTCCGCGCCTGGGAGACGCTGCGCACCTGCGAGGGCATGACCTCGGCGTACGAGTCGATCGTGAGCTACCTGCCGTACTCCGGCAAGCCCACCATGTCGGGCCAGAGCGGCGAGACACTGCGCGCGGGCAGCCTGAACCTGCTCCAGAGCGACCTCGCCGACCAGGCCCTGCGACGGCGCATCGAGACCACGTTCCGCAAGGACGCCAAACTGTTCACCGCCGAGGCCGACGAGCACGCCCGCGCGCTGGCCGCGCCGTGGCTGGCGCGGCCCGACCGGCTGGAGGCGCTGGACCACCTCTACATCTGGTACAAGGTGGGGCGCTGGCAGGCCAGCGCCCGCGCGGGCTCGCTGCGGCGCGGCGATCCCGTGCGCCCTTTTCTGGACAATCGCGTGGTACGGGCGGCGCTGAGCCTCGATCAGAGCTGGCGGCTGTCCGAAGAGGTCATTTACACGCTGATATTGCGTCTGGCGCCGGAATTGCGGGAGGTGCCGATCGAGGGAAAGCCGTGGCGTTTCACGGAGAACGCCGCCCCGCGACGCCGCCTCCCCTGGCCGCCCCGCCTGCCCGCCCCTCCCCCGCACCTGCCCACCACCAGGACCGGCGGCGGCTGGAGCTGGCGCACCAGCCCCGGCCCCGCACTCACGGACGTGCTGCGCGAGCAGGTGCTCGGCAGCCTCGACGCCCTCGCCCCGATCGTCGAGCCGGACGAGGTGCGGGCTATCTTCGCCGACCCGGTCGTCCGCAAACCGGCCCTGGCCTGGCACCTCTACACCGTCAGCACCCTGCTGACCGGCCTGTATCCCGGCAAGGCGCCCGAGGACCTGCCGCAGATCACGGTTTCCAGGCCGGATCCCGGCCGATGA
- a CDS encoding TIGR03086 family metal-binding protein translates to MNEILPAMKEAAGRTTELVRALGDDRLGLPTPCSEYDVKALLNHMEWSVTLFESVAVGGPFVPPKPEYTGDFPERVERMLAVYERPEAWEGVSEAMGGLPRPVLADMALTDLVAHGWDLSRATGLGYEVDEETAAALLAFAERMAPTGRERGAFGAEVPVPADAPALDRFLGLIGRDPAWKP, encoded by the coding sequence ATGAACGAGATCCTGCCCGCGATGAAGGAGGCGGCGGGGCGCACCACCGAGCTGGTCCGCGCGCTCGGCGACGACCGGCTCGGCCTGCCCACGCCCTGCTCGGAGTACGACGTCAAGGCCTTGCTCAACCACATGGAGTGGAGCGTCACCCTGTTCGAGTCGGTGGCGGTGGGCGGCCCCTTCGTGCCGCCGAAGCCGGAGTACACCGGCGACTTCCCCGAGCGCGTGGAGCGCATGCTGGCCGTCTACGAGCGCCCCGAGGCGTGGGAGGGCGTCAGCGAGGCCATGGGCGGCCTGCCCAGGCCGGTGCTGGCCGACATGGCGCTGACCGATCTCGTCGCGCACGGCTGGGACCTGTCGAGGGCGACGGGCCTCGGCTACGAGGTGGACGAGGAGACGGCCGCCGCGCTGCTGGCCTTCGCCGAGCGGATGGCGCCGACGGGCCGCGAGCGCGGGGCGTTCGGGGCCGAGGTGCCGGTGCCCGCCGACGCGCCGGCGCTCGACCGCTTCCTCGGGCTCATCGGCCGGGATCCGGCCTGGAAACCGTGA
- a CDS encoding isoprenylcysteine carboxyl methyltransferase family protein gives MIAYALLIGLVVAERLAELVVARRNLAWARARGGIERGRGHYPWIVLAHVGLLAAAPAEVWLLGRPFVPALGWPMLAVVVVAQGLRWWCIRTLGHQWNTRVVVVPGLPLVHRGPYRWLRHPNYVAVVAEGIALPLVHTAWVTALAFTITNAILLTVRVRVENAALAH, from the coding sequence GTGATCGCGTACGCGTTGCTCATCGGCCTGGTCGTGGCGGAGCGGCTGGCCGAGCTCGTCGTGGCCAGGCGCAACCTGGCCTGGGCCAGGGCCAGGGGCGGCATCGAGCGCGGCAGGGGGCACTACCCCTGGATCGTGCTGGCCCACGTGGGGCTCCTGGCGGCGGCGCCGGCCGAGGTGTGGCTGCTCGGCAGGCCGTTCGTGCCGGCGCTGGGCTGGCCCATGCTGGCCGTCGTCGTCGTGGCGCAGGGCCTGCGCTGGTGGTGCATCCGCACGCTGGGCCACCAGTGGAACACGCGCGTCGTGGTGGTGCCGGGGCTGCCGCTGGTGCATCGGGGGCCGTACCGGTGGCTGCGGCATCCGAACTACGTCGCCGTGGTCGCGGAGGGCATCGCGCTGCCCCTGGTGCACACGGCCTGGGTCACCGCGCTGGCGTTCACGATCACGAATGCGATACTCCTCACCGTTCGGGTGCGGGTGGAGAACGCGGCGCTGGCACACTAG
- a CDS encoding type III polyketide synthase, translating to MQTVLPDHRYEQAEITEAFSRLTECDEELLRRFHEATGVRGRNLALPLADYAKLDSFARANDAYVELALELGERALAGALRKADVRPEKVDHLLFCSTTGVATPSLDAKLAQRMGLRPDVKRVPVFGLGCAAGAAGLSRLHDYLRGWPDHVAVLVCVELCSLTIQRDDTSIANLVASGLFGDGAAAVVATGRGPGPEVVATRSRLYPDTEHLMGWEVGEHGFRIVLDADLTAFVEQVLAADIKAFLADYGLTPEQVATWVCHPGGPKVIEKIVETLGLPAKALDVTWNSLREHGNLSSVSVLHVLQETRGRPGAPAVLMALGPGFSAELLLLHW from the coding sequence GTGCAGACCGTTTTGCCCGATCATCGCTACGAGCAGGCGGAGATCACCGAGGCGTTCTCCCGGCTGACCGAATGCGATGAGGAGCTGCTGAGGCGATTCCACGAGGCCACCGGGGTCCGCGGCCGCAACCTGGCGCTGCCGCTGGCCGACTACGCCAAGCTCGACTCCTTCGCGCGTGCCAACGACGCCTACGTCGAGCTGGCGCTGGAGCTCGGCGAACGGGCCCTGGCGGGCGCCCTGCGCAAGGCGGACGTGCGCCCCGAGAAGGTCGACCACCTGCTGTTCTGCTCCACCACGGGCGTGGCCACGCCCTCGCTGGACGCCAAGCTGGCCCAGCGGATGGGGCTGCGGCCGGACGTGAAGCGGGTGCCGGTGTTCGGCCTGGGCTGCGCGGCCGGCGCGGCCGGGCTGTCCCGGTTGCACGACTACCTGCGCGGCTGGCCCGACCACGTGGCGGTGCTGGTGTGCGTGGAGCTGTGCTCGCTGACCATCCAGCGCGACGACACCTCGATCGCCAACCTCGTGGCCAGCGGCCTGTTCGGGGACGGCGCGGCGGCCGTCGTCGCCACCGGGCGCGGCCCCGGCCCCGAGGTCGTCGCCACCCGCAGCCGGCTCTACCCCGACACCGAGCACCTGATGGGCTGGGAGGTGGGCGAGCACGGCTTCCGCATCGTGCTGGACGCCGACCTGACGGCGTTCGTGGAGCAGGTGCTCGCCGCCGACATCAAGGCGTTCCTGGCCGACTACGGCCTGACCCCCGAGCAGGTCGCCACCTGGGTCTGCCATCCCGGCGGCCCGAAGGTGATCGAGAAGATCGTGGAGACGCTCGGCCTGCCGGCCAAGGCGCTGGACGTGACGTGGAACTCCCTGCGCGAGCACGGGAACCTGTCGTCGGTCTCGGTGCTGCACGTGCTCCAGGAGACCCGTGGCAGGCCGGGCGCTCCGGCCGTGCTCATGGCGCTGGGGCCGGGGTTCTCCGCCGAGCTGTTGCTGCTGCACTGGTGA
- a CDS encoding helix-turn-helix domain-containing protein, with the protein MLLPPPARLHRVAVLAFDGMAPFELGCVVELFGLPRPELEVPWYELTVCAETLEPLRVVGGFTMTAGHGLEALERADTVIVPGVADVRGPVSGPLIGALRAAYERGARMVSVCSGAFALAAAGLLDGRPATTHWRYADLLQERFPAVLVNPSVLYVDDGDVLTSAGSAAGLDLLIHLVRRDHGPGVANTVARRLVVPPHREGGQAQFIQAAVTSVGDDDAVGRAMAYAMEHLAEPLTVADLAGVAHMSERTFIRRFKLRTGTSPLRWVISQRVAASLPLLESTGAPVEEIGAAVGFESPVTFRHHFTRAMRTSPSAYRKAFSA; encoded by the coding sequence ATGCTGCTGCCCCCTCCCGCCAGGCTCCATCGGGTCGCTGTACTGGCCTTCGACGGGATGGCGCCCTTCGAGCTGGGCTGCGTCGTCGAGCTGTTCGGTCTGCCCAGGCCCGAGCTGGAGGTCCCCTGGTACGAGCTGACGGTCTGCGCGGAGACGCTCGAACCGCTGCGCGTGGTCGGCGGGTTCACCATGACCGCCGGGCACGGGCTGGAGGCGCTGGAGCGGGCCGACACCGTGATCGTGCCCGGCGTGGCCGACGTCCGCGGGCCCGTCTCCGGGCCGCTCATCGGCGCCTTGCGGGCGGCGTACGAGCGGGGCGCGCGCATGGTGTCCGTCTGCTCGGGAGCGTTCGCGCTGGCGGCGGCCGGCCTGCTCGACGGGCGCCCGGCCACCACCCACTGGCGCTACGCCGACCTGCTCCAGGAGCGGTTCCCCGCCGTCCTGGTCAACCCCTCGGTCCTGTACGTGGACGACGGCGACGTGCTGACCAGCGCGGGCAGCGCCGCGGGGCTCGACCTGCTGATCCACCTCGTGCGCCGCGACCACGGGCCGGGCGTGGCCAACACCGTGGCCCGCCGCCTCGTCGTACCGCCGCACCGGGAGGGTGGCCAGGCCCAGTTCATCCAGGCCGCGGTCACTTCCGTCGGGGACGACGACGCCGTGGGCCGGGCGATGGCGTACGCCATGGAGCATCTGGCCGAGCCTCTCACCGTGGCCGACTTGGCCGGGGTGGCGCACATGTCGGAGCGGACGTTCATCAGGCGGTTCAAGCTGCGGACCGGGACGAGCCCGCTGCGGTGGGTCATCTCGCAGCGGGTGGCGGCCAGCCTGCCTCTACTGGAGTCCACGGGGGCGCCGGTGGAGGAGATCGGGGCGGCGGTGGGCTTCGAGAGCCCGGTGACCTTCCGGCATCACTTCACGCGCGCCATGCGCACCTCGCCTTCGGCCTACCGCAAGGCGTTCAGCGCCTGA
- a CDS encoding methyltransferase, producing MIRWTEAGQERSAAWRSALGAPPPSQVVVADDRMTAATAYRLACEGTALLWRGDFQGARQLLAAMGRRCKPAAPGSGFHRHRQAQSQRARTLGMLLIPYAEGHVVPLRRAPDVREACAEVFGPGAPPAVGPLRELLGLIGAHEWRRKGVHVPALGARVHPHHGVFSPIRGEYVDLVAEAPLPGDRLAFDVGTGTGVLAAVLARRGVRHVVATDLDRRAVECAGDNLARLGLDDRVEVVRADLFPPGRAPLVVCNPPWLPAKPLSPLDHAVYDPDGRMLRGFLGGLAEHLEPDGEGWLILSDLAEHLGLRSRGELLGEFEQAGLRVAGRLDVTPRHRRAADADDPLHAARAAEVTSLWRLAR from the coding sequence ATGATCCGATGGACCGAGGCGGGGCAGGAGCGTTCGGCGGCCTGGCGCTCCGCGCTCGGCGCGCCGCCACCCAGTCAGGTCGTCGTCGCCGATGACCGCATGACCGCCGCCACCGCCTACCGCCTGGCCTGCGAGGGCACCGCGCTGCTGTGGCGCGGCGACTTCCAGGGCGCCAGGCAGCTCCTGGCCGCCATGGGTCGGCGCTGCAAGCCCGCCGCGCCCGGCAGCGGCTTCCACCGGCACCGGCAGGCGCAGTCCCAGCGCGCCCGCACGCTCGGCATGCTGCTCATCCCCTACGCCGAGGGCCATGTGGTGCCGCTGCGCAGGGCACCCGACGTACGGGAGGCCTGCGCCGAGGTGTTCGGCCCGGGCGCCCCGCCCGCCGTCGGGCCGCTGCGCGAGCTGCTCGGCCTGATCGGCGCGCACGAGTGGCGCAGGAAGGGGGTGCACGTGCCGGCGCTCGGCGCCCGCGTGCATCCGCACCACGGCGTGTTCTCCCCGATCAGGGGCGAGTACGTCGATCTGGTCGCCGAGGCGCCGTTGCCGGGCGACCGGCTGGCCTTCGACGTCGGCACCGGCACCGGGGTGCTGGCGGCCGTGCTCGCCAGACGCGGCGTCCGCCACGTCGTGGCCACCGACCTCGACCGGCGGGCCGTCGAGTGCGCCGGCGACAACCTGGCCCGGCTGGGGCTGGACGACCGGGTGGAGGTGGTGCGGGCCGACCTGTTCCCGCCGGGGCGCGCGCCGCTGGTCGTCTGCAACCCGCCGTGGTTGCCCGCCAAGCCGCTCTCGCCGCTCGACCACGCCGTTTATGATCCGGACGGGCGGATGTTGCGCGGGTTCCTGGGCGGGCTGGCCGAGCATCTGGAGCCGGACGGGGAGGGGTGGCTCATCCTGTCGGACCTGGCCGAGCACCTGGGGTTGCGGAGCAGGGGGGAGTTGCTGGGGGAGTTCGAGCAGGCGGGGCTGCGGGTGGCGGGGCGGCTGGACGTCACCCCACGGCACCGGCGGGCCGCCGACGCGGACGACCCGCTGCACGCGGCCCGCGCCGCCGAGGTGACCTCCCTCTGGCGGCTCGCCCGCTGA
- a CDS encoding TetR/AcrR family transcriptional regulator — protein sequence MPTRTGRPPKISRAEIVTAANRVIEQDGVAGLTMRRLAKEVGSTAMALYHHVRDKDELLLLLLDAYAASLPRPELPEEPRERLVAAAVAMHEALSGRPWAVDVLRADDLLSVGALWYPEQIVDAAVRAGLTMAEAVDAYRIVWHYTAGEISARAAARARHEEGGTTYRERVFAGLDAAEFPRLSEVGARWGELTTRDTYVKGVRALADGLLPRGGP from the coding sequence ATGCCGACGCGTACAGGACGACCGCCGAAGATCTCCCGGGCCGAGATCGTGACCGCCGCCAACCGGGTGATCGAGCAGGACGGCGTGGCCGGGCTGACCATGCGGCGGCTGGCCAAGGAGGTCGGCAGCACGGCCATGGCGCTCTACCACCACGTGCGTGACAAGGACGAGCTGCTCCTGCTGCTGCTCGACGCCTACGCCGCCTCCCTGCCGAGACCGGAGCTGCCCGAGGAGCCGCGCGAACGGCTGGTGGCCGCCGCCGTCGCCATGCACGAGGCGCTGTCCGGGCGGCCGTGGGCCGTGGACGTGCTCAGGGCCGACGACCTGCTCTCCGTGGGGGCGCTGTGGTATCCGGAGCAGATCGTCGACGCCGCCGTGCGGGCCGGGCTGACGATGGCGGAGGCCGTGGACGCGTACCGGATCGTCTGGCACTACACGGCCGGTGAGATCTCCGCCAGGGCGGCGGCCCGCGCGCGGCACGAGGAGGGCGGGACGACCTATCGGGAGCGGGTGTTCGCCGGGCTGGATGCCGCCGAGTTTCCCCGGCTGAGCGAGGTGGGGGCGCGGTGGGGCGAGCTGACCACCCGCGACACCTACGTCAAGGGGGTGCGCGCGCTGGCCGACGGGCTGCTTCCGCGAGGCGGCCCCTGA
- a CDS encoding MFS transporter codes for MYKNSWAVAVLAFGVAVGTLQMTVVVPLLPGLERLLGVTPTTASWALTAGLLSGAVSIPLLSRLGDMYGRRPVSLVALGLLVAGPLMRRFTASSLVAAGSLLVAVAALWLAVSRSSGADLYGAATVLGLGVGLG; via the coding sequence ATGTATAAAAACTCGTGGGCCGTCGCGGTGCTCGCTTTCGGAGTGGCCGTGGGGACCCTGCAGATGACCGTGGTGGTGCCGCTGCTCCCAGGGCTGGAACGCCTGCTGGGCGTCACGCCGACCACCGCCTCCTGGGCACTGACCGCCGGCCTGCTGTCGGGCGCGGTGTCGATCCCGCTGCTGTCGCGCCTCGGCGACATGTACGGCCGGCGCCCGGTGTCGCTGGTCGCCCTCGGCCTGCTCGTCGCCGGCCCGCTGATGCGCCGCTTCACCGCCTCCTCGCTGGTGGCGGCCGGCTCGTTGCTGGTGGCGGTCGCCGCGCTCTGGCTGGCCGTGTCCAGGTCTTCTGGAGCCGACCTGTACGGCGCCGCCACCGTGCTGGGCCTGGGCGTCGGCCTCGGGTAA
- a CDS encoding DUF3224 domain-containing protein: MTAKGTFETANWTPQPSYDDRDGITQGVVTLTKTFSGDLTGTSLVTMLIATTPVTESRSYVALERIEGTLDGRPGSFVVQHDATSDDGEQTLRIRVVADSGTGELRGLRGEMDIVIGPDGGHSYTFDYTL; encoded by the coding sequence ATGACCGCAAAGGGCACCTTCGAAACCGCGAACTGGACGCCGCAGCCGTCCTACGACGACCGCGACGGCATCACTCAGGGCGTGGTGACGCTGACCAAGACCTTCTCCGGCGACCTCACCGGCACCAGCCTCGTCACCATGCTGATCGCCACCACGCCGGTGACGGAGTCGCGCTCGTACGTGGCGCTGGAGCGCATCGAGGGCACCCTGGACGGGCGTCCGGGCAGCTTCGTCGTCCAGCACGACGCCACCAGCGACGACGGGGAGCAGACGCTGCGCATCAGGGTCGTGGCCGACTCGGGGACGGGCGAGCTGCGCGGGCTCAGGGGCGAGATGGACATCGTCATCGGCCCCGACGGAGGTCACTCCTACACCTTCGACTACACGCTCTGA